In the Sarcophilus harrisii chromosome 3, mSarHar1.11, whole genome shotgun sequence genome, one interval contains:
- the MMP27 gene encoding matrix metalloproteinase-27 isoform X2, whose protein sequence is MKILSFLCLFSLLVLSSAFPADPEMNSEESRKLAQAYLGQFYTLETEGSHLVQNKRNSPLDGKLREMQAFFGLTVTGTLDSNTLEIMKQPRCGMPDVGQYGYTLPGWRKHSLTYRILNYTPDMEKSDVEESIQKALEVWSKVTPLTFTRISKGIADIMIAFRTRVHGKCPRQFDGPLGLLGHAFPPGWGIGGDTHFDEDENWTKDSSGFNLFLVAAHEFGHSLGLSHSNDPNALMFPNYVFIDSSKSPLSQDDVKAIQSIYGSSPKVSAKPKRPTIPQDCDPNLTFDAVTTIRKEVIFFKDRHLWRIYPEVSETEFELISSFWPSLPDGIQAAYENDRDETLIFKDGNFWMINSHDILPGYPKPIYHLGFPRRTKKIDAALFYRKTRKTYFFVEDRYWRYDEINQFMEKGYPRRIARLFPGIGLPVDAAFQYKNEKMEAERI, encoded by the exons ATGAAGATCTTGTCCTTCCTCTGCTTGTTTTCTCTGCTTGTTCTCTCTTCTGCTTTTCCTGCAGATCCAGAGATGAACTCTGAAGAAAGTAGGAAGCTCGCTCAG GCATATTTAGGTCAATTCTATACACTTGAAACAGAAGGGAGCCATCTTGTTCAAAACAAGAGGAATAGCCCCTTAGATGGAAAACTGCGGGAAATGCAAGCATTTTTTGGATTGACAGTGACTGGGACACTTGACTCTAACACCCTTGAGATCATGAAACAGCCCAGATGTGGGATGCCTGATGTGGGTCAATATGGCTATACTCTACCTGGTTGGAGAAAACACAGCCTCACATATAG GATATTGAACTATACTCCTGATATGGAAAAATCTGATGTGGAAGAATCCATCCAAAAGGCTCTGGAAGTATGGAGCAAGGTGACCCCACTAACATTCACCAGAATTTCCAAAGGCATTGCTGACATCATGATTGCTTTTAGGACCAGAG TCCATGGTAAATGCCCTCGGCAATTTGATGGTCCACTGGGACTCCTGGGCCATGCTTTTCCTCCTGGCTGGGGAATTGGTGGAGATACCCACTTTGATGAAGATGAAAATTGGACAAAAGATTCAAGTG GATTCAACTTGTTTCTTGTAGCAGCTCATGAGTTTGGCCACTCCCTGGGTCTCTCTCATTCCAATGATCCAAATGCCTTGATGTTTCCCAATTATGTCTTCATTGATTCCAGCAAATCTCCCCTTTCTCAGGATGATGTCAAGGCCATTCAGTCCATCTATG GATCCTCACCTAAGGTATCTGCTAAGCCAAAGAGACCCACTATCCCCCAAGACTGTGATCCTAATTTGACTTTTGATGCTGTCACCACCATCCGCAAAGAAGTAATATTCTTTAAAGACAG ACATTTGTGGAGAATTTATCCTGAAGtctcagaaacagaatttgaattaatctcttcattttggcCATCTCTGCCAGATGGTATTCAAGCTGCATATGAAAATGACAGGGATgaaactttgatttttaaag ATGGAAATTTCTGGATGATTAATTCACATGACATTCTGCCAGGTTATCCCAAACCCATCTACCACCTTGGCTTTCCAAGGCGCACAAAAAAGATAGATGCTGCTCTCTTTtacaggaaaacaagaaaaacgtatttctttgttgaagatagGTACTGGAG ATATGATGAAATAAACCAATTCATGGAAAAAGGTTACCCCAGACGGATAGCAAGACTCTTTCCAGGAATTGGTCTCCCAGTTGATGCTGCATTTCAATATAAGA atgagaaaatggaagctgaGAGGATTTGA
- the MMP27 gene encoding matrix metalloproteinase-27 isoform X1 has protein sequence MKILSFLCLFSLLVLSSAFPADPEMNSEESRKLAQAYLGQFYTLETEGSHLVQNKRNSPLDGKLREMQAFFGLTVTGTLDSNTLEIMKQPRCGMPDVGQYGYTLPGWRKHSLTYRILNYTPDMEKSDVEESIQKALEVWSKVTPLTFTRISKGIADIMIAFRTRVHGKCPRQFDGPLGLLGHAFPPGWGIGGDTHFDEDENWTKDSSGFNLFLVAAHEFGHSLGLSHSNDPNALMFPNYVFIDSSKSPLSQDDVKAIQSIYGSSPKVSAKPKRPTIPQDCDPNLTFDAVTTIRKEVIFFKDRHLWRIYPEVSETEFELISSFWPSLPDGIQAAYENDRDETLIFKDGNFWMINSHDILPGYPKPIYHLGFPRRTKKIDAALFYRKTRKTYFFVEDRYWRYDEINQFMEKGYPRRIARLFPGIGLPVDAAFQYKRFFYFFSGTKQFEFNPNTKNITRVLEANSWFKCQKILNPSPYDFIQEKNSNSNSVQVISQKSFILLIYCIIYLLTEIYS, from the exons ATGAAGATCTTGTCCTTCCTCTGCTTGTTTTCTCTGCTTGTTCTCTCTTCTGCTTTTCCTGCAGATCCAGAGATGAACTCTGAAGAAAGTAGGAAGCTCGCTCAG GCATATTTAGGTCAATTCTATACACTTGAAACAGAAGGGAGCCATCTTGTTCAAAACAAGAGGAATAGCCCCTTAGATGGAAAACTGCGGGAAATGCAAGCATTTTTTGGATTGACAGTGACTGGGACACTTGACTCTAACACCCTTGAGATCATGAAACAGCCCAGATGTGGGATGCCTGATGTGGGTCAATATGGCTATACTCTACCTGGTTGGAGAAAACACAGCCTCACATATAG GATATTGAACTATACTCCTGATATGGAAAAATCTGATGTGGAAGAATCCATCCAAAAGGCTCTGGAAGTATGGAGCAAGGTGACCCCACTAACATTCACCAGAATTTCCAAAGGCATTGCTGACATCATGATTGCTTTTAGGACCAGAG TCCATGGTAAATGCCCTCGGCAATTTGATGGTCCACTGGGACTCCTGGGCCATGCTTTTCCTCCTGGCTGGGGAATTGGTGGAGATACCCACTTTGATGAAGATGAAAATTGGACAAAAGATTCAAGTG GATTCAACTTGTTTCTTGTAGCAGCTCATGAGTTTGGCCACTCCCTGGGTCTCTCTCATTCCAATGATCCAAATGCCTTGATGTTTCCCAATTATGTCTTCATTGATTCCAGCAAATCTCCCCTTTCTCAGGATGATGTCAAGGCCATTCAGTCCATCTATG GATCCTCACCTAAGGTATCTGCTAAGCCAAAGAGACCCACTATCCCCCAAGACTGTGATCCTAATTTGACTTTTGATGCTGTCACCACCATCCGCAAAGAAGTAATATTCTTTAAAGACAG ACATTTGTGGAGAATTTATCCTGAAGtctcagaaacagaatttgaattaatctcttcattttggcCATCTCTGCCAGATGGTATTCAAGCTGCATATGAAAATGACAGGGATgaaactttgatttttaaag ATGGAAATTTCTGGATGATTAATTCACATGACATTCTGCCAGGTTATCCCAAACCCATCTACCACCTTGGCTTTCCAAGGCGCACAAAAAAGATAGATGCTGCTCTCTTTtacaggaaaacaagaaaaacgtatttctttgttgaagatagGTACTGGAG ATATGATGAAATAAACCAATTCATGGAAAAAGGTTACCCCAGACGGATAGCAAGACTCTTTCCAGGAATTGGTCTCCCAGTTGATGCTGCATTTCAATATAAGA ggttcttctatttcttcagtgGGACAAAACAATTTGAGTTTAACCCTAACACCAAGAATATTACTCGAGTTTTGGAGGCCAACAGCTGGTTCAAGtgtcaaaaaatattaaatccatCACCTTATGATTTTatccaggaaaaaaattcaaattcaaattcagtacAAGTGATTTCTCAAAAGAGTTTTATATTACTTATTTACTGTATCATTTATCTGCTGACAGAAATCTACAGTTGA
- the MMP27 gene encoding matrix metalloproteinase-27 isoform X3 codes for MKILSFLCLFSLLVLSSAFPADPEMNSEESRKLAQAYLGQFYTLETEGSHLVQNKRNSPLDGKLREMQAFFGLTVTGTLDSNTLEIMKQPRCGMPDVGQYGYTLPGWRKHSLTYRILNYTPDMEKSDVEESIQKALEVWSKVTPLTFTRISKGIADIMIAFRTRVHGKCPRQFDGPLGLLGHAFPPGWGIGGDTHFDEDENWTKDSSGFNLFLVAAHEFGHSLGLSHSNDPNALMFPNYVFIDSSKSPLSQDDVKAIQSIYGSSPKVSAKPKRPTIPQDCDPNLTFDAVTTIRKEVIFFKDRYDEINQFMEKGYPRRIARLFPGIGLPVDAAFQYKRFFYFFSGTKQFEFNPNTKNITRVLEANSWFKCQKILNPSPYDFIQEKNSNSNSVQVISQKSFILLIYCIIYLLTEIYS; via the exons ATGAAGATCTTGTCCTTCCTCTGCTTGTTTTCTCTGCTTGTTCTCTCTTCTGCTTTTCCTGCAGATCCAGAGATGAACTCTGAAGAAAGTAGGAAGCTCGCTCAG GCATATTTAGGTCAATTCTATACACTTGAAACAGAAGGGAGCCATCTTGTTCAAAACAAGAGGAATAGCCCCTTAGATGGAAAACTGCGGGAAATGCAAGCATTTTTTGGATTGACAGTGACTGGGACACTTGACTCTAACACCCTTGAGATCATGAAACAGCCCAGATGTGGGATGCCTGATGTGGGTCAATATGGCTATACTCTACCTGGTTGGAGAAAACACAGCCTCACATATAG GATATTGAACTATACTCCTGATATGGAAAAATCTGATGTGGAAGAATCCATCCAAAAGGCTCTGGAAGTATGGAGCAAGGTGACCCCACTAACATTCACCAGAATTTCCAAAGGCATTGCTGACATCATGATTGCTTTTAGGACCAGAG TCCATGGTAAATGCCCTCGGCAATTTGATGGTCCACTGGGACTCCTGGGCCATGCTTTTCCTCCTGGCTGGGGAATTGGTGGAGATACCCACTTTGATGAAGATGAAAATTGGACAAAAGATTCAAGTG GATTCAACTTGTTTCTTGTAGCAGCTCATGAGTTTGGCCACTCCCTGGGTCTCTCTCATTCCAATGATCCAAATGCCTTGATGTTTCCCAATTATGTCTTCATTGATTCCAGCAAATCTCCCCTTTCTCAGGATGATGTCAAGGCCATTCAGTCCATCTATG GATCCTCACCTAAGGTATCTGCTAAGCCAAAGAGACCCACTATCCCCCAAGACTGTGATCCTAATTTGACTTTTGATGCTGTCACCACCATCCGCAAAGAAGTAATATTCTTTAAAGACAG ATATGATGAAATAAACCAATTCATGGAAAAAGGTTACCCCAGACGGATAGCAAGACTCTTTCCAGGAATTGGTCTCCCAGTTGATGCTGCATTTCAATATAAGA ggttcttctatttcttcagtgGGACAAAACAATTTGAGTTTAACCCTAACACCAAGAATATTACTCGAGTTTTGGAGGCCAACAGCTGGTTCAAGtgtcaaaaaatattaaatccatCACCTTATGATTTTatccaggaaaaaaattcaaattcaaattcagtacAAGTGATTTCTCAAAAGAGTTTTATATTACTTATTTACTGTATCATTTATCTGCTGACAGAAATCTACAGTTGA